A genome region from Triticum aestivum cultivar Chinese Spring chromosome 2B, IWGSC CS RefSeq v2.1, whole genome shotgun sequence includes the following:
- the LOC123047130 gene encoding glycerol kinase encodes MAGKGEEVYVASIDQGTTSTRFIIYDRRASPVASHQLEFKQHYPEAGWVEHDPMEIIESVKVCMAKTLEKAAANGLNVDAGLKAIGITNQRETTVVWSKSTGLPLYNAIVWMDVRTSSICRRLESELSGGRTHFVETCGLPISTYFSALKLLWLMENVDAVKDAVRAGDALFGTIDTWLIWNLTGGIGGKDRDGKELVGQHVTDCSNAARTMLMNLKALDWDKPTLEALGIPAGILPKIISNSEKIGVVASGFPLAGVSISGCLGDQHAAMLGQLCQKGEAKSTYGTGAFILLNTGEEVTQSTHGLLSTIAYKLGPDAPTNYALEGSIAIAGAAVQWLRDSLGIISSAAEIEGLAESVQDSGGIYFVPAFNGLFAPWWRDDARGICIGITRFTNKGHIARAVLESMCFQVNDVLSSMHKDAGEAGEVKSAEGEFLLRVDGGATINNLLMQIQADLLGSPVVRPADIETTALGAAYAAGLAAGVWTKEEIFAGLHKENTTVFRPKLDDAHRKKRGDSWYKAVSRSFDLADLSL; translated from the exons ATggcggggaagggggaggaggtgtACGTGGCGTCGATCGACCAGGGCACCACCAGCACCAGGTTCATCATCTACGACCGCCGGGCCAGCCCCGTCGCCTCCCACCAGCTCGAGTTCAAGCAGCACTACCCGGAGGCTGG ATGGGTCGAGCATGATCCTATGGAGATCATCGAGAGCGTGAAGGTCTGCATGGCAAAGACACTCGAAAAAGCTGCAGCCAATGGACTTAATGTGGATGCTGGTTTGAAGGCCATTGGAATCACAAATCAGAGGGAGACCACCGTTGTGTGGAGCAAATCCACAGGCCTTCCGCTCTACAATGCCATTGTGTGGATGGATGTCCGCACAAGCTCTATTTGCAG GAGACTGGAAAGTGAGCTATCGGGTGGCAGAACCCACTTTGTGGAGACATGTGGTTTACCAATCAGTACCTACTTCAGCGCTCTGAAGTTATTATGGTTGATGGAGAATGTTGACGCTGTCAAGGACGCAGTCCGCGCTGGtgatgcattatttggcacaatcgACACCTGGTTGATCTGGAACCTCACTGGAGGCATTGGTGGGAAAGACCGTGATGGAAAGGAGTTAGTTGGGCAGCATGTCACAGACTGCTCGAACGCAGCACGCACGATGCTTATGAATCTGAAGGCACTTGACTGGGACAAGCCTACACTTGAGGCATTAGGCATTCCTGCCGGCATCTTGCCAAAGATTATCAGTAACTCGGAGAAAATTGGTGTGGTTGCCAGTGGATTCCCTTTGGCTGGTGTTTCCATCTCAGGCTGTCTAGGAGATCAGCATGCTGCAATGCTTGGGCAGCTATGCCAGAAAGGTGAAGCAAAAAGCACCTACGGAACTGGTGCCTTCATCCTTCTCAACACAGGGGAGGAGGTTACCCAGTCCACCCACGGTCTTCTTAGCACCATTGCCTACAAGCTTGGCCCAGATGCACCCACTAATTATGCTCTGGAAGGCTCAATTGCGATTGCTGGTGCAGCAGTTCAGTGGTTGAGGGACAGCCTTGGAATCATTTCCTCAGCAGCAGAAATTGAAGGGTTGGCTGAAAGTGTGCAGGATTCAGGTGGCATATACTTTGTGCCAGCATTCAATGGATTGTTCGCGCCATGGTGGAGGGATGACGCGAGGGGGATCTGCATAGGAATCACAAGGTTCACAAACAAGGGGCACATTGCCCGAGCAGTGCTCGAGAGTATGTGCTTTCAGGTGAATGATGTCCTCAGCTCTATGCATAAGGATGCCGGAGAGGCAGGAGAAGTGAAGAGTGCAGAAGGGGAGTTCTTGCTGCGTGTCGATGGTGGTGCTACCATTAACAACCTTCTCATGCAGATTCAG GCTGATTTGTTGGGCAGCCCTGTCGTCAGACCAGCCGACATCGAGACAACAGCCCTCGGGGCCGCATACGCAGCAGGGTTAGCTGCCGGAGTCTGGACGAAGGAGGAAATATTCGCAGGCCTGCACAAGGAGAACACGACGGTGTTCCGCCCCAAGTTAGATGACGCACacaggaagaagagaggagacTCCTGGTACAAGGCGGTGTCAAGGTCATTTGATCTGGCCGACCTCTCTCTGTAG